Proteins from a single region of Pyrus communis chromosome 6, drPyrComm1.1, whole genome shotgun sequence:
- the LOC137738167 gene encoding ribonuclease 3-like gives MRYSNTLILIKLLIIQYLSVLCVSQDFDFFYFVQQWPGAYCDTKHTCCYPKSGKPTADFGIHGLWPNYKDGGYPSNCDPDSVFDKSQISELLTSLNKNWPSLSCPSSNGYRFWSHEWEKHGTCSESELDQKEYFEAALKLREKVKLLQILKNAGIVPNDKLYNLESIVEAIKEGVGHTPGIECNKDSAGNSQLYQIYLCVDTSGQDIIECPLLPKGRCASKVQFPKF, from the exons ATGAGATACAGCAATACTTTGATCTTGATCAAGCTTTTGATCATTCAGTACCTCTCGGTTCTTTGTGTTTCTCAGGACTTTGATTTCTTCTACTTTGTTCAACAG TGGCCAGGAGCATACTGTGACACAAAACATACTTGTTGCTATCCCAAGTCAGGAAAGCCTACAGCAGATTTTGGCATTCATGGTCTATGGCCTAATTATAAGGATGGTGGCTACCCCTCTAACTGTGATCCCGACAGCGTCTTCGACAAATCTCAG ATCTCAGAGCTGTTGACCAGTCTTAATAAGAACTGGCCATCACTGAGCTGCCCAAGTAGCAATGGTTACAGGTTCTGGTCACATGAATGGGAAAAGCACGGGACTTGCTCCGAGTCCGAGCTCGATCAGAAAGAGTACTTCGAAGCAGCCCTCAAACTCAGAGAAAAAGTTAAACTTCtacaaattctaaaaaatgCTG GAATCGTGCCAAATGATAAACTTTACAACCTAGAGAGCATAGTGGAAGCTATAAAAGAAGGTGTTGGGCACACCCCAGGGATAGAGTGCAACAAGGATTCGGCCGGAAACAGCCAACTTTACCAAATTTATTTGTGTGTCGACACTTCTGGCCAAGACATCATCGAGTGTCCTCTCCTTCCAAAGGGACGATGTGCTTCCAAAGTTCAATTccctaaattttaa